Proteins from a genomic interval of Bacillus thermozeamaize:
- a CDS encoding germination protein YpeB translates to MYRRVAGILFPVFALIVVGLGIWGYQENRDKNSILLKAENQYQSAFHNLNFHIDSLNQELGKALVTNSRKQLAPRMATVWRLAYAAQSDLGQLPLALVPFSHTEEFLSNVGEFAYRVALRDLEREPLNRKERQTLQALYQHSEKVKKELNGVQSKIIDNQLRWMDVEAALASEKMQSDNTIIDGFKTIDKTVQGFPEVDWGTVKALSEKSKHRYINLRGKAITKQEAKEIARRFIGQPLSKIEVTETGKGIDYAAYSVTATPQGSKDSIYLDVTKKGGHVIWMMNERKIAKPTISEEQALQIAIDFLEKRGLKRMTLINVQPYDDTRIFLFVPVQDGVKLMTDTVTVKVALDRGEITGFQAEEYVYHHKKRELPKPKLTEAEARKRVHADLRTPEAELTLVEDDIGNERLAYQFQGELNGHTYRIYIDAINGEEILVEGIKNIDAEKI, encoded by the coding sequence ATGTACCGTCGTGTGGCAGGGATCCTTTTTCCTGTGTTTGCCCTGATCGTCGTCGGACTCGGCATCTGGGGGTATCAGGAAAATCGTGACAAGAACTCGATATTGCTTAAAGCGGAAAACCAGTATCAATCCGCCTTTCATAACTTGAATTTTCACATTGACAGTTTGAATCAGGAATTGGGCAAGGCATTGGTCACCAATTCTCGCAAGCAATTGGCGCCCCGCATGGCCACCGTTTGGCGCCTGGCATATGCCGCCCAGTCGGATCTCGGACAACTGCCGCTTGCCCTGGTTCCGTTCAGCCATACGGAAGAATTCCTGTCCAATGTGGGTGAGTTTGCCTACCGGGTCGCGCTCCGCGATTTGGAACGCGAACCGCTGAACCGCAAGGAACGCCAGACGCTGCAGGCGCTTTATCAGCATTCGGAAAAAGTGAAGAAAGAATTGAACGGCGTACAGAGCAAAATTATCGATAACCAACTTCGCTGGATGGATGTCGAGGCGGCATTGGCCAGTGAAAAGATGCAATCCGACAACACGATCATCGACGGGTTTAAAACGATCGACAAAACGGTGCAAGGATTTCCGGAGGTTGACTGGGGAACGGTCAAAGCGCTCAGCGAAAAAAGCAAACACCGGTATATCAACCTGAGGGGGAAAGCCATCACGAAACAGGAAGCCAAGGAAATTGCCCGGCGGTTTATCGGGCAGCCCTTGAGCAAAATCGAGGTTACAGAAACGGGCAAAGGGATCGATTATGCCGCTTACAGTGTGACGGCCACCCCGCAAGGCAGCAAGGACAGCATCTATCTGGACGTGACAAAAAAAGGCGGGCACGTCATCTGGATGATGAACGAGCGCAAAATTGCCAAACCGACGATTTCCGAAGAGCAGGCTCTGCAAATCGCGATTGACTTTTTGGAGAAACGCGGATTGAAGCGCATGACCCTGATTAATGTCCAGCCTTATGACGACACGCGGATTTTTCTGTTCGTCCCGGTTCAGGACGGCGTCAAGCTGATGACCGATACCGTAACTGTCAAAGTGGCACTGGATCGGGGAGAGATCACCGGGTTTCAAGCGGAGGAATATGTTTACCACCACAAGAAAAGGGAACTTCCAAAGCCGAAGTTGACCGAAGCAGAGGCGCGGAAAAGAGTGCATGCCGATCTGCGTACACCGGAAGCGGAGCTGACTTTGGTGGAGGATGACATCGGCAATGAACGGCTCGCTTACCAGTTCCAAGGTGAATTAAATGGGCATACCTACAGAATTTACATCGATGCCATCAATGGGGAAGAAATCCTCGTGGAAGGGATTAAGAACATTGACGCAGAGAAGATTTAG
- a CDS encoding adaptor protein (enables recognition and targeting of proteins for proteolysis, involved in negative regulation of competence) produces the protein MRVERLGQDKIRIFLTFDDLMERGIEKEDMWRDIPKVHELFNEMMEQAYDEVGFEINGPVAVEVFALPAQGMVVIVTRGHRDQLPEEAEAEQDTLIEEELYEMEVTLEENDWIVYRFRDFENLIAALHHLRKLGYHGGSVYAYQENYYFYAPGDELNEEYLHAMVAILSEYGEASTLTPYVLEEYAKRIAQDTAVVTLTHYFR, from the coding sequence ATGCGTGTGGAGCGACTGGGGCAGGATAAAATTCGCATTTTTCTTACCTTTGATGACCTGATGGAACGGGGAATCGAAAAAGAGGATATGTGGCGGGATATTCCCAAGGTCCATGAACTGTTCAATGAGATGATGGAACAAGCTTATGATGAGGTCGGCTTTGAAATCAATGGACCGGTTGCAGTTGAAGTATTCGCCCTCCCTGCGCAGGGAATGGTGGTGATCGTGACACGCGGTCATCGGGACCAATTGCCGGAAGAGGCGGAAGCGGAACAGGATACCCTGATTGAAGAGGAACTTTACGAGATGGAAGTGACGCTAGAGGAAAACGATTGGATTGTATACCGTTTTCGCGACTTCGAAAACTTGATTGCTGCCCTCCATCATCTCCGGAAATTGGGATATCATGGCGGGTCAGTCTACGCATATCAGGAAAACTATTACTTTTATGCACCGGGTGATGAACTGAACGAGGAGTACCTGCACGCCATGGTTGCCATCCTGTCCGAGTACGGGGAGGCTTCTACCCTGACACCCTATGTATTGGAAGAATATGCAAAACGAATTGCGCAGGATACGGCTGTCGTGACATTGACCCATTATTTTCGTTGA
- a CDS encoding inorganic diphosphatase, with protein MSGLIVDAFIEIPTGSQNKYEYDKEKGVFRLDRVLYSPLYYPTEYGYLENTLALDGDPLDILVLTTFPTFPGCVIRARVVGALVMSDDKGQDEKLLAVPADDPRWDFVQGLNDVPEHRLKEIAHFFAVYKDLENKKTNVEGWKDAAFAAKLYEECVQRYMAGK; from the coding sequence ATGTCTGGGTTAATCGTGGATGCATTTATTGAGATTCCCACAGGCAGTCAGAACAAGTACGAATACGACAAGGAAAAAGGTGTATTCCGCCTGGATCGTGTGCTGTATTCGCCATTGTATTATCCGACGGAATATGGATATTTGGAAAACACGTTGGCTCTTGACGGTGACCCCCTGGATATCCTTGTGCTGACAACCTTTCCCACCTTTCCGGGTTGTGTCATCCGTGCCCGGGTTGTCGGAGCGTTGGTCATGTCAGATGACAAGGGACAGGACGAAAAGCTCTTGGCCGTGCCGGCCGATGACCCGCGTTGGGATTTCGTTCAGGGCCTGAACGATGTTCCTGAACATCGTTTAAAAGAGATTGCCCATTTCTTTGCCGTGTACAAAGATCTTGAAAACAAAAAGACCAACGTGGAAGGTTGGAAAGATGCGGCGTTTGCCGCCAAGCTGTATGAGGAATGCGTGCAACGGTATATGGCAGGAAAGTGA